gttcatattgtattctagcagtgttattattatacatagcatcctagttcatattgtattctagcagtgttattattatacacagcatcctagttcatattgtattctagcagtgttattattatacatagcatcctagttcatattgtattctagcagtgttattattatacacagcatcctagttcatattgtattctagcagtgttattattatacacagcatcctagttcatattgtattctagcagtgttattattatacacagcatcctagttcatattgtattctagcagtgttattattatacacagcatcctagttcatattgtattctagcagtgttattattatacacagcatcctagttcatattgtattctagcagtgttattattatacacggcatcctagttcatattgtattctagcagtgttattattatacacggcatcctagttcatattgtattctagcagtgttattattatacacggcatcctagttcatattgtattctagcagtgttattattatacacagcatcctagttcatatatagcagtgttattattattcctagcagtgttattattatacacagcatcctagttcatattgtattctagcagtgttattattatacacggcatcctagttcatattgtattctagcagtgttattattatacacggcatcctagttcatattgtattctagcagcagtgttattattatacacggcatcctagttcatattgtattctagcagtgttattattatacacggcatcctagttcatattgtattctagcagtgttattattatacacagcatcctagtgttattattatacacggcatcctagtttagcagtgttattattatacacggcatcctagttcatattgtattctagcagtgttattattatacacagcatcctagttcatattgtattctagcagtgttattattatacacagcatcctagttcatattgtattctagcagtgttattattatacacggcatcctagttcatattgtattctagcagtgttattattatacacagcatcctagttcatattgtattctagcagtgttattattatacacggcatcctagttcatattgtattctagcagtgttattattatacacggcatcctagttcatattgtattctagcagtgttattattatacacagcatcctagttcatattgtattctagcagtgttattattatacacggcatcctagttcatattggattctagcagtgttattattatacacggcattgTAACGCGGTATGCAGTAATCACCATCCGCCCAGCAATGGAGAGGAAACGAGAAGGAATTCAAAAGCTGGCAGCAGAAGAAAGCAATTTCTAGCCAGCCTCGCTGGGCCGCAGACGCGAGAGGATCTGCAAGCGACGGTCGCTGGGACTGTAAGAAATCCATTTTGATAAAAACAGAAGCTAACACAGAGACTTCAGGAGCGCGTTTTAACGGCATGCTGCGGATTGCAATTCCGATCAATCAAGACGCGTATCGATTAAAAGCGAACGGGAGTTGAAAACCAAGAATTGATCCCAGCCCTGTAAATAAACTCCACATTCGCTCGCGGTTCTTTTGCAATACGTTTTTGCCCAGGACtgtgtgatgctttttttttcatatattccaAATAGCTTTGGGAGaatcttctggttttcgttccacccgagttctcaattactcGATGACCGATTAAGATCTTAGTTGGTCAACGCTAACATGGTCTTCAGCCATTGATGACTTACAGACTCCCCGCAGAACCTGCAGGATTGCGGATCTACAGAATCAGGGCCCcccacccctcctccctctctcccgaTCAAGTACACTGAAGAGTTGGTTTGCATTGAAAGGACACGGGGGAAAAAATCGatgcaataatattttattaattttgaacCACACGCTCCCCCCCATCCCCATTGCAGTAACACAGGTGCTCCCCCCCATCCCCATTGCAGTAACACAGGTGCGCTAAAAACCgcatgacaaaaaacaaacagtctgcaTAGATAATACTTTTCAAACTTGTATATACAAAGATGCATTgctcaggggaaaaaaaagaaggttgcattgtattattattattattattattattattattattattattatacaaacatTAGTTAGAAAAGTGAGGACAATAATACAGTATCGCAGAAAGTCTGCAGACAATAGTTCCTGTCGCTTCATAATAACATTGtgcaggtttgtttttctttcttttcaaaaaCTTTCTCTTCGTTTTCTATCAAATAAAACAcgccaggaccccccccccccccccccccccccccccccccccccccccccccccccgcattttttttgctttctttcttaaaaataataataaaataacatttgtgcATACTTTATAAACTTGGAGCCCACACACGGTATTACACGTTTCAAGCcatcttctgtgtgtgtgtgtgtgtgtgtgtgtgtgtgtgtgtttcacctCAAATACTCGTCTTTATATGCATTCAGAACTTTACATGTATTTCTTTGCATACACCGAGGTACTGGCTTCCAGTCTTGAAGCGAGACTTGTTTTAAACTGTGCAAAAACTTGGAAGAGAGACAGAATACTGAAATCGACTCCCTTTAACCAgggctgggaataagactcctgtgcCATCCAGCAGTGtctcccagtccaggttttactaccagcttaaTCAGCCCtggtgtgtctaggcaacaagctcaggtgagtctcaCTGGagctcacagtgaaaccaggactggatcacgctgccatgcagcgggagtctgattcctaTCCCTGCAATATAAAGAGAATTAAATGAACAGATTATGAAAATTAGCCCGGACTGAAATAACGACGACGACACGTCACGGGTTAAAGCTTCGCgattacagaaaatgaaaaaaacaactaaatccGAAAACTAAGAAATGcgagttaattattattattattattattatacatgctTTCCACCTGTACAATCAGACAGCAggctctctccactctcacactgAGCACACAGTCAACAGCATGCTGCAAACCCTAAACACACCCTTAGCTCGgctcacacacacaatacaagttTAGTGTCCAACAAGATACAATCTTAAAtctttttctaaaaacattcGTCAAACttcttaaatacatgtaaacATCACAACCATAAACGCCACGCTGTCGattctctctctcatatatatacacacacacacataaacacgcTTTCTGTAAACTCtaaaccccagctctcatctctctctgcCGCTTGTGTCAAAAAATAggctttttcttttcaatgtgcaCTACTGCATTCCaccagcagggtgtgtgtgtgtgcgtgtgtgtgtgtgtgtctgtgtgtgtgaaacattCATCTGTGTGTGACAAGCtcgccacctgctggacacatGGCTGTAATGCACATCGATAgagctacagtgtgtgtgtgtgtgtgtgtgtgtgtctatatattaaACCAATTACAATCCTTGTCAAATTCGATTCAATTTCCCCGTTCCTGGAAGAAAGAACAAAATAGACTAGAAAAATAATCCCCTGTCTGACCAGAAGCTTTGGACTACAGGCTACACACCCCGCGGCAGAAACCTGAGTAcagactgcccccccccccccaaaacaaagcTTAACAattagtgcttttaaaaaaaaagagagagaactcGGTAAAATGAAAGCAGACAGCCGAGgagaagctcaggtgtgtttggTCTGGGCACAGGGAATTCAATCAGATGGAAAGCCCTTGTGTTGGATTGAATGGCTTTCTGACTGGCTGCTTTGCTTGTCTGGGCTTGTGTTGTGACACAGCAGGTCGACTTCTGTTTTAAAACGAATGCAAGGGATCGTGTACAAACGCCAACATTTGAGCAACATGTGAAATCAAATTAATTTATACATGAGCGAATGTTTTATCGCCTGCTATTTAAATTCTCTACTATACTGTTACGATAACCATCTTTCTCATTTTTGTTAACCGCAGAAATTAGCATCTAAATTTAACGTATCAAATGACGTCAGTAAATACAGCAGgcgtttagatttttttttttcaaacatttatttgGTTCTTAATTAAATGGGTaagtcccccccccccgcccgcaTTTTATtaacttgaaaagaaaaaaaaaaaacttgaaatatacTCCGAAAAATCAGCCTGACGCTATCCGCTCTGTCGTGCACTTCACTTTATCCCCACTAGATGGTGCTACTCTACAGCTAGAGATTCATAGCGCCATTAAAAACTACAGTCAGGTTTTGAATGGATCCGGGCTAGTGTTTGAGTTGTACCGAGTACAGCAGCCATAACACAGGGTATGTTATGTCTGGAAAACCCAGTGTTAAACTCTGTAATATCAATGGCAAACTTAAACCTGGTATCAGGCATCGCAAATGAAATACTGCCTTTTGAATGTAACACTatagacatttttgtattattatttaaaaaggccaatagacaaaaatacaaaaatgcttaaaaatgtcccttaaataaaataaaataatttaatttaaaatatacctatcataaataaatagaaaattgtTGTTGTTCTCTGTGAAAATGTTGCAATTTGTACACGATCCCTGgaaaaataatgatttgttttgttttgttttgttttgttgagagACAGACCCAAACACTATTGAAGAATTTAACTTTGGAATTCATAGATTTAAAAACGgcaacattaaaacagaaacagaaagaaaattacTAAAAGGCGGGTCAGAACGGGTGTAAAAGGGAGATGGAcgccacaaaaaaacaaaaaacaaaaccgaaaGAGAAGAGAAGTGTCCTTGAGTGTGCGCTGCTTACTAACCCCGCTGCCAAGCCCCTTTCTctcatccagaacttcaaaaacTCTCAAAAGCAAGAGGTAAAAACTGCAACAACCCATAAAAAGGACCCTGTCGCGTCCTGGTGCGGTGACTCACACAGAGCAAGTCAGGCTGCAGATGTCTCTCCCAACCCCCCCAATCATTAGACTTCATTATTGCATTTCCCTTCATCTGTagatgggaggggggggggtgcctGTAtggaaggaggaggagaggaattCAGAATGACAAAAGCATTCAAGCCTTGTTTTTACTAAACACACCCccgtccctctctccctctctctctctctctctctctctcggaggaGGAGCATCGCGGGAGGAGAAGGGAGTTTCAGAACCTGTGCTCCAGCGACTCTCTTTCCCTGCGGTTCACCTCCTCTCTGTAACAGTACGAGCAGTAATGGCCCGTCTCTGGGTGCCCGTAGTAGTTGCAAGCCGGCATTTTGCATTTCGTCTGCTGCGCGCTGTAAAAGTTTCTCCCGGGGGGGATTGCGTTTCTGTccgaagaaggaggaggaggaggagaggaagaggaagggGCGAGGAACCCACCTCGCACATCCCGGTACCCATTGCTGTaaccgcctcctcctcctccccccagcCCCGGCACTCTCTCCTCCCGCCTGTAATCCGGAGGCTGATTCTCCTCCATCTCCGCAGGAGGGTAGCGGGACGGCCGGGCGGGGCTTCCCACCGCGGCGGTGGCAGGCGGGGGGCGGTACTGGGAGTGAGGGGGTCCGAGGGGGCAACGTCTGGGCAGGGTGGCATACGACGGGAGGCAGCTGTAAGAGGAGGAGCCCCCAGCCAGCTGCCGCCTGGCCTCCTGGCTGCAGACAGGGAGGGCCGCTCCGGGCTGGCCGGAACGGTCAAGCAGGCCGGGGCGCAGACTGGGGCGCGGGATGGTCAGAACCCCAGAGTAGCTGTTGGCGGGGAAGGGGGAGGGTTTGAGGCCGCCGTGGTCGAAGTGGGGCCCCTCCGGCTCCTCTTTGGGGTCGAAGGGCTGGCGGTAGCCGTCGGTCGAGTCTTTCCTTCCCAGGGTCCCGTTGGAAGTTGACGCGGCAGGGGCAAGGGGGGCCGAAGCTCCTTTCCTCTCCGCCTCCTTGCGCTGCTCCTGCTCGGCCAGGAAGCGCTCCTCGGCGTCTGCCAGATAGCGCTGGATCATCTCCTCCTGGAAGGGCTGCCGGCTGCTGGTGGTCAGCAGGCCGGCGAAAATGAACTTGCGTTCCCCTTGCATGGCAGCGCGCAGGATCCCCAGGCTCAGCTTGACGTCGCTGCCGTACTTGCACGGCTCTTGCTCCTGCTGCTGGAGGGGAGGGGTTTGTCTCTCGTCGCCCCCGGCCCCTCTCGCCTCACCCCCGCTGCTCGGAGACCCTTCCTGGCTCCCTTTCCTCGAGCCTTTCATCGTCAtcatctttttcttcttcttcttctctttctcctcctcctccaggctCTCCTCCCCCTGCTTGCCTCCGCCTCCAGCTTTGCCCGTCATCAGCCCgcccatgttttttttcagcctgcTGCCCAGGGTCTTGCCGAAGCTGCCCAGCTTGCTGCCCACAGAGTCGGCCCGCTTCTTGTCCTTTTTGGCTGCCTTCTCCTTCAtctccttgctgctgctgctgctgctggagctgcTGGAGCTGTTGCTCCCAGATGGGGTCTTGCCTCCACCCGCTCCTCCCTCGCCCCCCGTCCCGTTAGAGCCGCTGCAGACAGATTCCTTGTCGGACTCCCCCGAATCGGGAGGGGTGCGAGCTTCGTCTCCTGCAGAGGCAGTTGGGGACTCTGGCTGAGCCAGCGGGGCCTGCTGTGGAAGAGaagagagacgagagagacgGGACAGCGTGAGAGTGCAGCCAACGAAATGCTCTTATGGGGAAAACTATACAAAGagtgtgtgtaattcaatatgctaacaagggaacattattcagcagctttcactggactctatgaagctgagggagttcattctatatagagggggtgcaattcaatatgagaacaagggaacattattcagcagctttcactggactctatgaagctgagggagttcattctatatagagggggtgcaattcaatatgttaacaagggaacattattcagcagctttcactggactctatgcagctgagtgagttcattttACAGAGGGATGATTCAAggcttttgtccagagctgtatgcAAGACAGAGCATCATACCTGGGCTTCAcctgggagctgcagccacgtCACAGTCATATAGCTGTGCAGCAAGCTCAGCTTAGCCTCCAAGGATAACGTCACACTGCAAAGACAAGAGaggaagaaacaaacacacttcaTTATCAAAACCTAACCAAGCTCAATCACAACTCTAAacctgagggaacacgaagccacacTGCTCTGCGGCTTgcagcttggtttcaggagactgtaggtttcaggacgctgcgcggcacaccaggcagggagactcGGGGGTTTaatacagcaaacctcaaactaggtctccccgGGGGTGGGGGCTCTCCTGAAACCATTTCCAAGCTGCTGATGAAGTGGCTTCATGTTCAATGTCGTTACAGGAGAAAATGAAATCCAGTAGCGCTAGAACACACAGCGAGGCAGAGAGGCAGCGAGTTAGAGATagaggggggggggttctgtactTGGCCAGCCGGTCGTTGTCGCTCTCGTCTTTGCCCCAGTCCCAGTCCCGACCCGGATCCACGGCGAAGTGAATGGGAAGCAGCTTGTGTTCGGAGTCTGTCAGCGGGATCACAGCTGGGGAGCAGAGCGAGGCGTTCAGAGACAcatatcatcatcattattattattattattattattagtattgttattattattgttattattattaatgagtcatttagcagacgcttttatccagagcgacttgcagagactagggagggtgaactctgcatcatcaacaactgctgctgctgctgcagagtctcttccaataggacctcgtttgtttcacgtctcgtctgaaggacggagcacaaggaggtgaagcgactcgctcagggtctcacacacacacacacacacacacacacacagggagtcagaggcTGAGCCGGGATCTGAATCGAAGTCGATCTCCCTGGCGCTACCTTGCTCTCTGCAGCCGTCTCTCTGCTCCATGGAGACGAGGGCTGAGAAGTGGGCTTGGTCGTACGCCAGGACGAGGGGCGAGCGGTGGCACTTGGCAGAGGGCACCTCCAGGGGCAGGTAGATTCCTCCGAACGGGATGGGAGCGAAGGCTGGGAGAAGGGGAGGGAGTGTCGGCATAACTAAACGCACATAATTCAGATCTCTTACTTGATATCAAGTCAAAGGAAACGTCTGATCTGCAGGTAAGGAGACTCTCACCTTCCCCACCAGAGTCCCTCAGCATGGTGTCAGCCACCACCACGATGGGTCTCCTGAGCACGTGAGCCAGAACGAAGACGTGGAACTCCTCCAGACTCTCATAGACAGGCTCCTCCGCCTGCTCCAccctgcacagagagagagagagagggagagagagggagagacccacacacacagagagagagacacagagagagagagacccccacacacacagagagagagagagacccccacacacacacacagagacagagagagagagaaagaggagagagacacagagagacatacacaaacacacacacagagagcgacagagagagagagcgagcgacgCACACAGAAAGAGACACACAAATAGACAAAGAATCAGAgagagcaacacacacacacaaacacaaccagTGGTCATTTTTCTGCATCTCAATTATTGTAATGAATAACTGTAACcgatacccccccacccccagtatGAAAGGCTCCCTCCTTACCCCACGCCGTTGTTTCCGTTGGTACTGTAGTGTATCCTGGGCTCACTGGACGCCAGCTTGATCAGCTCGTTCCACTCCTTCTGCCACTCCTGCTCGGTGTACACCAGCCCTGACTgcagagcagggggagggggggcattACTACAGCATCCAGGAGGCTTGGGAGGGTCCAGCGGTTACAGAAAGGGGGCTTTTTAccccaggaggttcaaatcccagctcagacactgactcactgtgtgtgtgtgaccccgagcaagtcactgaacctccttgtaaGCTTTTAAACGCCCTGCAATGCCCTGACCTCGTAGCTCTATAGCTTGCCACCTAGCCCCAATCTTTTGTTTGACTGGAGTCTGACACCCCCTGATCTCACAGGTTTTTAATCGTCGATGACTCCCAATGCAAAGCTCTGCCTGGTTTTAAGAGGCTGTCCCCAGGACCCTCCCTCCTTCCCAGATTGCTTTGTGAGAGTTACCTCTTTGTTCTGAAGGGTCTCTTGCCAGCGCCACCTCCTCAGAAGACCCTCCTTCTCCACCCCCTTGTCCATCAAGCTGTGAAGGGCCTTGCGCAGCATCAGGTCCCGGTCGTGGAACCCCCACATCCCTGACAAAGGAAACCACAGGGGAGGAGGTTAGGGTCCGGGTTCAGGTACACCCTCCGACATTAACACCCCAAAACGCGACCTGGGACTCTTCACATTTCCAAAACTGTTTCTCTTCAGAATCTAAAATGCATACTGCACATCacagggacagaaataagactaCTTGCATAGCGgtctgatccactcctggtttcactacgAGGCTGTAAAGGCTGAGGGCAACTAAATTAGTCTCAATCCGAAAATTATGGGCAACGCCAATGAAGCTCCCCTAGCCTATTGCTATAGTAACACAGCGGGCAGCTTACCCAGTGAAGCAGCGTGCAGCAGGCAGTTCCCGTCTCCAGTGGTGGCAAGGGGCAGCAGGCTCTGACAGCTTGCACCCATGCCAGTCCACCAGTTCAACCGACCTGCGCGAGACAAGGGCAGGAAAGCAACGGCATTTTTAGCACAGCGCTGACAGGCTAACGCCATTACCACCCCCTCTGTATAGAaagaactccctcagcttcatagagtccagtgaaagctgctgaataatgttcccttgttaacatattgaattgcaccccctctatatagaatgaactcactcagcttcatagagtccagtgaaagctgctgaataatgttcccttgttctcatattgaattgcaccccctctatatagaatgaactcactcagcttcatagagtccaatgaaagctaatatatatatattttttccctcaATCCTAAGATTGAGGTGATGCTACCGTCCTGTCTGTAGCTGCACAGTAAATCGCTAGTGCAGCCGTTGGGTTTTCAGAGGGGTACCTGCGTGCTCCAGAGCCAGCAGCATGGCTTGCTCGATGAGGTCTCTCTCGATGTAGCTGCGGAAGTCGTCTCTGTACACAGTGAGGTCAGGCAGCTGGAAGGTGCACAGTGGGGTCTCCAGGAGAGGGTCGCTGCAGCTGGAGACGTGAGAGCGAGCCAGCGACACGATGGAGGAGCTGGCGTGGGAGATACCACGAGACAGACGCTTCTCTGctagggagagggagagagagagactctgtcTGAGCTCTGAAGCCGAGGGAACTACTAGGGGTCAGGCCACATGTGGGGAGAAccgctgcttgggtttgtgtggatcgctgttctccgcaGAGTCTCGGAAAAGCACCATGAAATGGTACTTTAGTAGCAGCTTTTGGTGAATTCACAAATTGGGAAGTCAGCCCCCTTAGTCGGGGGCGCGCCGCCCGGGGTGGGGGCCCCCCCCGGGGGGCGGGGCCAGCCCCGATCCACACCAGCGAGCCTCGCCCTGACTGTCAGCCCCTGATTTCTGCAGAAAGCTCCATTACAATAATTCAATATTGTGATGCCTTACGCAAATTATCCATAACTTCCCAATGCCCAACCAGAACCCGAGGCAAGGCAATAAGAAACCCAAATCAAGCAGGGAAGCTTCGACTCGCGCCACCTTCGCACAGTTTTACAACAGAGTCGTTCAGTACGGGAAAAACGAAACCAGGGGCTCACTCGAGGACAGTACCTTGCACTGCATCATCCTGCCTGTTCACCAGGGGGCGCCCCACTCGGGGCATCTCCTTTTCGGGGGGGCGGAAGCCCCTCTCCTCCCCGAAGGAAGACTGCAGCGTCCCAGCATGCACCTGGCGCAGCTGCTCAAAGTCATTCAGAGCAGCACAGAGGTCCCAGTTCTTTCCTGCAGAGAGAGAATTCCGGTTTCACGCTTGCCTTTTagaatcaattcccaattccagtcCC
This is a stretch of genomic DNA from Polyodon spathula isolate WHYD16114869_AA unplaced genomic scaffold, ASM1765450v1 scaffolds_1546, whole genome shotgun sequence. It encodes these proteins:
- the otud7b gene encoding OTU domain-containing protein 7B isoform X1, which encodes MTLDMDTVLSDFVRSTGADPGLARDLLEGKNWDLCAALNDFEQLRQVHAGTLQSSFGEERGFRPPEKEMPRVGRPLVNRQDDAVQAEKRLSRGISHASSSIVSLARSHVSSCSDPLLETPLCTFQLPDLTVYRDDFRSYIERDLIEQAMLLALEHAGRLNWWTGMGASCQSLLPLATTGDGNCLLHAASLGMWGFHDRDLMLRKALHSLMDKGVEKEGLLRRWRWQETLQNKESGLVYTEQEWQKEWNELIKLASSEPRIHYSTNGNNGVGVEQAEEPVYESLEEFHVFVLAHVLRRPIVVVADTMLRDSGGEAFAPIPFGGIYLPLEVPSAKCHRSPLVLAYDQAHFSALVSMEQRDGCREQAVIPLTDSEHKLLPIHFAVDPGRDWDWGKDESDNDRLANVTLSLEAKLSLLHSYMTVTWLQLPGEAQQAPLAQPESPTASAGDEARTPPDSGESDKESVCSGSNGTGGEGGAGGGKTPSGSNSSSSSSSSSSSKEMKEKAAKKDKKRADSVGSKLGSFGKTLGSRLKKNMGGLMTGKAGGGGKQGEESLEEEEKEKKKKKKMMTMKGSRKGSQEGSPSSGGEARGAGGDERQTPPLQQQEQEPCKYGSDVKLSLGILRAAMQGERKFIFAGLLTTSSRQPFQEEMIQRYLADAEERFLAEQEQRKEAERKGASAPLAPAASTSNGTLGRKDSTDGYRQPFDPKEEPEGPHFDHGGLKPSPFPANSYSGVLTIPRPSLRPGLLDRSGQPGAALPVCSQEARRQLAGGSSSYSCLPSYATLPRRCPLGPPHSQYRPPPATAAVGSPARPSRYPPAEMEENQPPDYRREERVPGLGGGGGGGYSNGYRDVRGGFLAPSSSSPPPPPSSDRNAIPPGRNFYSAQQTKCKMPACNYYGHPETGHYCSYCYREEVNRRERESLEHRF
- the otud7b gene encoding OTU domain-containing protein 7B isoform X2, whose product is MTLDMDTVLSDFVRSTGADPGLARDLLEGKNWDLCAALNDFEQLRQVHAGTLQSSFGEERGFRPPEKEMPRVGRPLVNRQDDAVQEKRLSRGISHASSSIVSLARSHVSSCSDPLLETPLCTFQLPDLTVYRDDFRSYIERDLIEQAMLLALEHAGRLNWWTGMGASCQSLLPLATTGDGNCLLHAASLGMWGFHDRDLMLRKALHSLMDKGVEKEGLLRRWRWQETLQNKESGLVYTEQEWQKEWNELIKLASSEPRIHYSTNGNNGVGVEQAEEPVYESLEEFHVFVLAHVLRRPIVVVADTMLRDSGGEAFAPIPFGGIYLPLEVPSAKCHRSPLVLAYDQAHFSALVSMEQRDGCREQAVIPLTDSEHKLLPIHFAVDPGRDWDWGKDESDNDRLANVTLSLEAKLSLLHSYMTVTWLQLPGEAQQAPLAQPESPTASAGDEARTPPDSGESDKESVCSGSNGTGGEGGAGGGKTPSGSNSSSSSSSSSSSKEMKEKAAKKDKKRADSVGSKLGSFGKTLGSRLKKNMGGLMTGKAGGGGKQGEESLEEEEKEKKKKKKMMTMKGSRKGSQEGSPSSGGEARGAGGDERQTPPLQQQEQEPCKYGSDVKLSLGILRAAMQGERKFIFAGLLTTSSRQPFQEEMIQRYLADAEERFLAEQEQRKEAERKGASAPLAPAASTSNGTLGRKDSTDGYRQPFDPKEEPEGPHFDHGGLKPSPFPANSYSGVLTIPRPSLRPGLLDRSGQPGAALPVCSQEARRQLAGGSSSYSCLPSYATLPRRCPLGPPHSQYRPPPATAAVGSPARPSRYPPAEMEENQPPDYRREERVPGLGGGGGGGYSNGYRDVRGGFLAPSSSSPPPPPSSDRNAIPPGRNFYSAQQTKCKMPACNYYGHPETGHYCSYCYREEVNRRERESLEHRF